The sequence below is a genomic window from Carassius auratus strain Wakin chromosome 42, ASM336829v1, whole genome shotgun sequence.
ttggccaactaaaaagtataaaaatgaaaagtatgagcatgtacagcactcaatacttagttggggctccttttacctgaattactgcagcaatgctgtgtggcatggagtcgatcagtctgtggcactgctcaggtgttatgagagcctgggttgctctgatagtggccttcagctcttctgcatatcgcatcttcctcttcacaataccccatagattttctatggggttaaggtcaggcgagtttgctggccaattaggAACTGGGATacataccatggtccttaaaccaggtactggaagctttggcactgtgcgcaggtgccaagtcctgtcggaaaatgaaatctgcatctccataaagttggtcagcagcgggaagcataaagtgctctaaaacttcctggtatacggctgtgttgaccttggacctcagaaaacacagtggaccaacaccagcagaagacatggcaccccaaaccatcactgacactgacttcggaaactttacactggacctcaagcaacgtgtaTTGTGTgactctcctctcttcctccagactctgggaccctgattttcaaaggaaatgcaaaatttactttcatcagagaacataactgtggaccactcagcagcagtccagtcctttttgaagcgagacacttctgacgctgtctgtttttcaagagtggattgacaccaggaatgcgaagctgaaacccatgtcttgtatacgtctgtgcgtagttgttcctgaagcactgactccagctgcagtccactctttgtgaatctcccccacattttttaatgttttgtttcacaatcctctccagggtgcggttattcctattgcttgtacacttttttttttatctaccacatcttttccttcccttcgcctctctattaatgtgcttggacacagagctctgtgaacagccagcctcttttgcactgaccttttgtgtcttgccctccttgtgcaaggtgtcaatgatcgtcttttggacaactgtcaagtcagcaatcttccccatgattgtgtagtctacagaactagactgagagaccatttaaaggctttccaggtgttttgaggtaattagctgattagagtgtggcaccaggtgtcttcaatattgaaccttttcacaatattcagattttctgagatactgaattaggaattttctttagttgtcagttataaacatcaaaatgtaaatacataaacatttgcAATATATCAGTGTGTATGTaaagaatgaatataatataaaagtttaactttttgaatggaattagtgaaataaatcaacttttttatgatattctaattatatgaccagcacctgtatatgaaAATACAGAAGCCAACTGAACATATCAAAACCTACAGCATGTTACAACAAGTATTTCCCCACCTTATCTCTTTTGGATAGCTGTGTGTAATCGTGTCTCATGATACTTGTGTCTTCGGTGGTTTGTTAAAATTTGCTGGCCAGCTTTGTACATCCAGAGTGTCCCTATGTGCATGACTGCAAGGCAAGCCAAATGAAATTCTCCATGTCCTTTCCAGCATCCTATTATATAACACAGTGACTACTCACGACTGTGTCTAGATCGTAATGGCAGTAGAGGGCAAAGGACAGAGCAGTGATGTTTTATAGCCAGAGGAATCATTATCATCAGTCATCATGTTGCCTTGAGCCTGTATTCCAAATAAGAGTAAGAGAAGGAAACACCTGACTTGCATTTACTCCAGGAAGAGAGTCACAAATAGGAGTTCTCTCTGTAATCTGTGTGTAAGTATATTAGCATCTTCACTGCTCACATAAGCCTAAATCTATGGGGAGATTTCTGTTGGGTGTTACACAGTACAGGAATGAGGATGGGCTAAAGTGAAGAAGGGTGCAGCAAGTTTTTCTTCAAGACCATTGACTGAACAAGAGCTCGCCCTGTGGATAAGATGATAATCCCTTAGTGTCCTCTGAGGATTCTGACAGGGTAAAGTGAGAGGGTTTATGGGAATAGCCATGTTAAAAAGATGCAGAATGAAGAGAGTTTGGATTCAGTTACCAGAATGTGAGAGGCTCTGGGAAAAGTGTGGGCTTGAATGCTGCTCTATATGACCGTTGAGAACTGAAATGGGAGCTGATGGACTAAACTTTGTATCTGGCATAGACATCACACCCACAGACTTTTCACTGATGTATATTGCACACAATATGCCAAGAGATTTctcaaaagaaataaaacaagatcTGATTTTGATTGGCAATTTCCCACAGACAACGGGTGTGCAACTGACAGCGATGTCCCACAAAAAAGTACTTCGAAGTGGGTGAGCTGAAGTGACATGAATCCCGAAACCATTGATCACCACTTGCCAATGCAGAGCGACTTTATGTGGTCATTACCAGTGAAAGAACAGATAGTAAAGCTTGAGTGATCTGCTGCCTAATACTATTGGATACTGCAGTCAAGAATGCCTCCCAGCAAACTAACTAACAATATAGTGATCTGACGACCTCCAGTCATTGAAACATTGAAGTAATGGCATCTGCAGGGATTAAAGGTTTCTATTTCTATTGGGTGACTGAACTGTCAACACTTTAGTTACCAGTTCCACAGAAGAACTAGTCATTGGATTAGGTACATTTTGCATGGCATTTAATCTTTGAGAAACTTCATAACAAAGCAAGATTTCCTTGACCATACATTTCAGATTCCCCTGTAGGAccttaactataaaaaaaaaactgtaaagttgACCAAAAGTTGCTTGCACCATGCTccactgtttgagctacaggaaagcttAACTTAGGAGTGTTGGTCCTCCAACGTTCCTCATTCCTCCGTAGTGGTCTAGTTGAGCTAACACTTTAACTAACTTACTAACTACTGTGGCTTTTTTGGCCTTTTTTTAGAAGTACTGACTCcttgcatcatcatcatcaagttTTCCGGTCATTGGAATTGAGGCAGGAAGGAGTCTGCTAGTCTTTGTTGGAATGTGGGGctcattaaacaatttttttccccctagcattcttttgtaatggcatgaGGCCACAGTTCTCAGCCGCTTCCGTTCCTTCATCCTGTCCTGCGCAGCTGTAACGGTCACACAGCTGCCGTCTGACGGTTCCCATGGCAACCTTTTCCCACCATGGCCCTGACCAAAGGGCTCTGGGAACAACTGCCACTGAAATATGTTCCGTCTTCCAAGTCCTTCCATGTACACGCACAGATAAACTCaaggcacacagacacacatagaACACTCTTGGTGTCATCTTCTATCAACATAGATGAGAAGTCATTTTCTATCAACATAGAACATATCCTTATTACTGCTGTGAGTATTATCAGGGAGGGGACGCCAAGATAACCGTCTGTGTCGTTTATACGTTTAGGATGGTCTACAAGCAGCAAATTAAATTGCAAACTTAGACCAACAAGTGCAGACTCATTGACTCGTAGAGTCTTTAAATGATGAAATATAAGCCTGGAATgaccatgtttttttcttctttttttacatccTCACAGCATGATGGGAAACCGTATTGCCACAAGCCATGCTATGCTGCCCTCTTTGGGccaaaaggtgagatgagataaCACACTTAGCATTTCTAGTTGAAATCATGTGACAACAACAGTGACATGGAACTAACTTGTAATCTCTGgccatttactgtatatatgtacaATATGTTGTGTTATGAAATGATTGATTTGACAGAGATTTTGCACTTTTGTACATTTAGTgcatgaagagtgtgtgtgtgtgtgtatatatatatatatatatatatatatatatatatatatatatatatatatatatatatatatatatatatatatatatatatatatatatatatatatatatatatatatatatatatattagttgttgAACAATTAAAGAGTGCCCTCTTCTGAGCATTATGAACATTCTTGTTTTAAGGAAGAAATCACTGgcaacactttacagtaaggttcagtGTTATTGATGTAGGTTATTGTTCATTTATATGCTATTgttaatttgtaaatgtatatgGTACAATAATGCTGCAGGTTTACATGGTAAAATATATTAGTGTCAGCAGAGATCaacattaaattagatttaataaaTATGGTAAATGTATTGCTTGTTCATGATACGGAAATGATtttaatgaatgaacaaatgtaatttaaaacatttcttattgtgaaTGTTGTATGATAGTGGGATATTTTCATGAAACCTTGTTTAATTTGTAGGCGTGAACATTGGGGGTGCAGGCTCATATGTGTATGAGGCTCCTGTCAACTCCTCCCCACCTGCATCCAACATGGACTCTGCACCAAAACCTCAGGAGAAACGGGTCCAAGCTTTTTCAAGGCCGCCATCTAAAGGTACAGACAGCAGCAGAGATCAACAGCAACTGACTTATTCTGATCTCAAACAGACTGAGTGTGTATTACTGTCGACAACAGCTAGTGCTGAACCGTTGTGTTTCAGCCTAAGGCCACAACATAAAGGTTGTAGTTTGTGTGCATCTTCCTTTAGCTACAAATCATTGTGTCCTAATGTTTTGAAATAAGACGTATGACAAACTGCAGTGTTTATTTGGATTGTGAAGTGCATGCATCTTTCACTTCAGCTGGAAGCATCACAACCTTCTCTGGGGAAGCCAACTTGTGTCCCAGATGCAACAAGAAGGTCTATTTTGGTATGCCTGTCTCTATCCTAACATTTCATACCGTGGCTTGGATTTTAATGATGGGAAATGCTTTAGTACAAGCATAATGAGATGTCCTGTTGCTTActtatggcagctgagaaggtgACATCACTGGGGAAGGACTGGCATCGTCCATGCCTGCGTTGTGAGAGATGTAGTAAGACCCTGGCAGCAGGCAGCCACGCAGAGGTAAGAGGAAGATTAAGATGCCATgactatttttttattgattcttTTCATGTAAAAgaatgtaatattttgaatttctTGAATAACCTGCGGTGCATCTGTGGATAATTAAAAAGCATTAATAGGTTATAAATCAATTTCCTGGAAATTAAGTCTTAAATTACAGTTCacagggtttttatttttatatatttccttttttgAATATGGCtgtattaatcaaaataaattgaAATCTCAATATGACTTGtgataattaaattaaagatgcaaaatgtaatatttacaactatctatttacagaaatgcaatataatatacataactatGTTTTAGATGTGGGCCTTACTTAATGAaccgttatgtttttattaccttagattgATCAATATAACACTATATCTACATACACCGCGGGTCCCCTTACATGGAAGTCGCCACCATGTTTCTACAGTAGCCCTAAATGGACAAACTGCTCTACAAAGCGCGTTTCGTCACTTTGTTGTTCTTACAAATAAAGCACGGACACAATGAATAACAAGTACAATaacattgattattttttataattaagtaAATCTAATTCCTTAATAtacctttgtaaagaaatctcatatctctctgctgtctttaccgATGACATCTTGACTTGTGTCGACCACCGTAGATTCTCTAAAGGGAGGGGTGAGCAGGGGGACTGGTTCACAACCTAACCACTAGGTGCCGCTAGaatttacacactgcacctttaaattaaaccaaaagaaTATTAccactttttaacatttaatattattgtagtagcctatatatacatacactcacCGGCCACTGTATTACGTACACCTGTtaaattgcttggtaacacaaattgctaatcagcacatgacagcaactcaatgcattaaGGCATCTAGATGTGTTGAAGATGACTTGCTGaggttcaaaccgagcatcaaaATGAGGAAGAAAGAGGATTTAAGTGACTCtaaacgtggaatggttgttggtgccagatgggctggtctgagtatttaaaacatttctgatctactgggattttcatgcacaaccatctctagggtttacagagaatggtccgaaaaagagaaacCATCTAGTGGgcagcagttgtgtggacgaaaatgccttgttgatgtcagaggagactgggcagactggttagagacgATAGAAAgtcaacagtaactcaaataaccactcgttacaaccaaggaatgcagaataccatctctgaacgcacaacacattgaaccctgaagcagatgggctacagcagcagcagaCCACTCCGGGTGTCGCTCCTGTCAGcaaagaacaggaaacagaggctacaattcacacaggctcatcCAAATTTGGACaacagaagattggaaaaacattgcctgGCCGATAagtctcaatttctgctgcgacattcagatgaaaacatgaaagcatggatccatcctgccttgtctcaatagttcaggctgctggtggtggtgtagtGGCGTGGGGGacattttcttggcacactttgagCCCCTTAGTACCatttgagcattgtttaaacaccacagcctacctgagaaCTATTCCTGACCATGTCCGttcctttatgactacagtgtaaccatcttctgatggctacttccagcaggattaTTTGCACTatatgtcacaaagctcaaatcatctcaggctggtttcttgaacatgacgatgagttcactttactcaaatgtcctccacagtcaccagatctcagtctgatagagcagctttgggatgaggtggaacgggagattcacatcatggatgtgtagccgacaaatctgcagcaactgtgtgatgcaatcatgtcaatatggaccaaaatctctgaggaatgtttccaacaccttgttgaatctgccacaaataattaaggcagttctgaaggcaaaagggggtccaacctggtactagcaaggtgtacctaataaagtagccagtgtgtgtgtatctctctctctctctctctctctctctctctctctctctctctatatatatatatatataatgttatgtgttgatgtgcaggtcttaaaaaacTAAAggtattaacaaaaatattacaatgaaaGTACATGAATTTaccctaaaatgtgtttttatgtgttgtaGCACAATGGTCAGCCCTACTGCCATAAACCATGTTATGCAGTCCTCTTCGGCCCAAAAGGTACTGTGAGAGTTTCAACTCAAGGGGGAGCCATTGCTTAATTTTCTGAAAATTATATGACCTTTTCAAATTAGTGCTGTAGTTCTTTATTTAGAATGAATTATTGATCCATTAAATTATACATCTTTTATATATTCTCCTGTTTCTTTATATCATAATTTAATAATGCGTGCTGAAAACCTGATATGTTAAATAACTTGTTTAATTAGTTAATAACCCAGTCTCTCTTGGATTTGTAGGTGTAAACACTGGGGGTGTTGGCAGCTACATCTATGACAAGGAGCCCAACACAGAGGCTCTGCCTTGATTTTTCAGTCCTTGGGAAGCCCAACTTCACTATAATAACAGCCACTACCAGTACCTCACACACTTTCACATATGCCCCACTCTTTGTCTGATCACGGAGGACATGTGCCAGCTTGGATCTTTCTGCAGAAAGTGACGGCACATACTACAGCCATTGCCTTGAGCTCCAACTGCACCACTGACAGTCCCCTGGGCTCTTCTTATGGGTCCACTTGATGGTCCTCTACCCCAATCCCAGCTGTCTCCAACAGGAACATTTGAACTGGTTAATACAATCATTTCTTATTTTCGCTATGATTAATTTAaaggtatttatttaattgattaaaggGTCTTTGTTTGTATAATCATTTAAACGCTGTATTGTGgctcctaaaaaaaacaaacaaaaacaagatcCCTACTTCCACACTACTGCATGTACAGAAAGATGTTTGTGTAATGTGTATTCTAGTAGCAGataaaacaatagaagtctatTGAGGGAGCTGTGTTTAATGACGAGGAGCCAGGATGTTTGAAATGCCTGCTGACAGAGAGATGAACCTCGCCTTAGAGGAGCACATCATCATAAATCAGAAAAATATTCCCTAACCCAGATTGACTTTTTGGCCATATGTTAACATTcctatgttttaacattttaagagGAGGTCTGCAGGATGTATGTAAGGTAATATGGCCAAGCTCTTATTTTTGTTAGGGGAGGACAGAGCCTACTCTCAAggtccactgtcctgcagagtttaactccagCTCTAATTAGGTAAACCTCAACCAGCTAATCGAGGTCTTCCAGATTGAAGTCCACAGGGACAGATGGGAACAGGGGTGTATGTGATTGGTGCTTGGTGACCAAGTAGCTGCAGCTAATATTTCTGATGCCAATTTAGTTTAGTTTCATAATGCATGGAAACTTAAGGAAAACTTAagcttttatattgtttgtgatgTGAATATTTTCATCAAACCCCAGTTTCTCAGTGTGTTGAAACTGTAGTATTATGTTTCCCATTTGTAGTAAATTCGACTACATTCTTTAtgaatgtgcatttgttttttgtttgttttttctgtatCAGGCCTTTGTTATTTTGAGAACTTATGCAGAGTCTGTATCTCAAGTGCTGCTGCTTCTGTATGTTTAATCCCTTATTAAAGTTTACGTAAAGCCTTTCCCTGATCTTGGAatttatttttacgtttttttatttttacttaagtcCATCTGAATGTGACtgctttaataaaacatgctataaCAAGATGCGAACAATAAGGTAGTCAAGGTTAATTGATCGCAGATAGAATTGAATGCACTGGAATTGTTACTGTTTTCCGGTAATCATTTGGTTATGTCATGATCTTCATGTTGCACTTAACCACAGCAAGAGGACTGAACATTCACTGGAATAATGCGCCCGACAGAGCCTGCTTGTGTGCTTTGATCACAAAATGCTTTTGTGTAATAGTTTTTTTCTCcaattaaaaatgaaagcttGTCTTGGGATTACTCTTGTGATCTGAGTTCTCAAAGCGTTGGAGAAAACATCTCTTGATCTCCAGTTAAGGTTGCGTTCAGTCAAATTAGGTCTGCTCAGTTTTGTCTGTGTATCGAGCTATTCAAGTTATTCATTAAGATTTCCTTTTTTAACGTTGCCTTAAATCATAGTTTTTTTCCCACCATTCTGGGAATTTTATGATTGCAAGATAATAGCCCTAAAAATAACCATTAGGGAACGTTCTGTGtaagttatttttatgtttttaaaaaataaccacCTTGCAACTTTCTGGGAATTCCATTTTATGGTTGAAAAATAATTACCTAAATAACCATTAGGGAACATTCTCtatttttgtgtggttttttaaggttattttctaggttatttaaaatgaaaaaaataaaaaataaccacaCCGTGACATTCTGGGAGTAATATTTTATGCTTGCAAAAGGTTAAAACCTAAAACTTCCTGGAATGTTATTCTTTGGTTCTCAAAAATTAACCAAACAGCAACCCAAAACTAACGTTAGAGGAACACTCTGTGTTTTCTGGGTACAAACCGAGTTAGAGCAGTTTAGGCACAGGTCTagacacagctgatataaatcaaCAGCTCTAAAGTGAAACGCCTGCTGTGTATCACTCCAGCAATATGTTGCAGTATGACAGTATTGGCAGGTATTACCTTCATGAATTGTGGCATACTGTGTATTAAAGCATCTTCAGAGAGGCCAGTTTTCTTGAAGTTTCCCCAAACAATGACATCACCCTCATACCACAGATCGAAACATTTCCCATCTGACAGGAAGGAGAGCTTTACTGGATTTTTCGTCAGATGTTTACAACACAGCTAGCTCAAAACAGCTGGAAATGTGTCCTGTGATGTGTTAGCAATGGTGGGCCGTCTGCTTCAGAAACCCACAATTCAATGTGTGCCACCCTGGGTCACGGTCTTTCACAGAAATCATGTTTTAAAAGGAAATTCTGTTTGTAAAAACAATTCAGagcacattttattttctaagCATTTTCTAGGACAAAAAAAAGAGTGTGACTGTACAAGCCCAGTGCAAACAGGCGAGCGGATAACCTCTGCAAACAAATCAAAGACGTAGAATAGAAGATTTATGATGGCGTGATAACTCTACATTCGTTTTCAGTGTGTTTACAGCGGTGACTGTCAAACTCGCACTCTTTTAAATCTTGTCACTGAGCTATGGCATTTCTGTCTATagattacaccaccaccaccatcattcAATGCCATGAAAGAATCACCTTTTAAAGCTAATGACTTACCCATAAAAGTGAAACGCAATTCATTCACGTAAACAACTTTTATACA
It includes:
- the LOC113060485 gene encoding cysteine-rich protein 2-like: MASKCPKCEKTVYFAEKVSSLGKDWHKFCLKCERCSKTLTAGGHAEHDGKPYCHKPCYAALFGPKGVNIGGAGSYVYEAPVNSSPPASNMDSAPKPQEKRVQAFSRPPSKAGSITTFSGEANLCPRCNKKVYFAEKVTSLGKDWHRPCLRCERCSKTLAAGSHAEHNGQPYCHKPCYAVLFGPKGVNTGGVGSYIYDKEPNTEALP